A genomic segment from Nodosilinea sp. PGN35 encodes:
- the fusA gene encoding elongation factor G, which yields MAKDITRYRNIGIFAHVDAGKTTTTERILALTGRIHKIGEVHDGAATTDFMEQEQERGITIQSAATTCFWKEHQLNIIDTPGHVDFTIEVYRSLKVLDGGIGVFCGSGGVEPQSETNWRYANDSKVSRVIYVNKLDRIGADFFRVVKQVENVLAATPLVMVLPIGTENDFVGVVDLLTRKAWVWDESGKPENYEIKDVPADMKDQVEEYREALIELAVEQDDDILNKYLEGEEISIDEIKACIRKGTRDLAFFPTYCGSSFKNKGVQLVLDAVVDYLPNPLEVPAQPEIDLEGNPTGKLAYADPEKPLRALAFKIMDDRFGALTFTRIYSGQLKKGDTILDTATGKTERISRLVEMHANDREEVESAQAGDIVALIGMKNVQTGHTLCDPKDPATLEPMVFPDPVISIAVYPKKKGDNEKMGMAISKMVAEDPSFQVETDEESGEVILKGMGELHLDIKVDILKRTHGVEVEVGKPQVAYRESITRRLEDSYTHKKQSGGSGQYGKIDYVIEPGETGTGFQFESAVTGGNVPREFWPAVQKGFETSIDKGPLAGYPVVDLKVTLTDGAYHAVDSSAIAFEIAARAAYRQSLPKAGPQLLEPIMKVDVFTPDDYMGDVIGDLNRRRGMIKSQDPGATGVRVKADVPLSEMFGYIGDLRTMTSGRGQFSMEFSHYAPCPSNVAEDVIKEAKERQAAAAK from the coding sequence ATGGCTAAAGACATCACCCGCTATCGCAATATTGGTATCTTCGCCCACGTAGACGCAGGCAAGACCACCACCACCGAGCGCATCCTTGCCCTCACCGGCCGCATCCACAAAATTGGTGAAGTGCACGACGGTGCGGCCACCACCGACTTCATGGAGCAGGAGCAAGAACGGGGGATTACAATTCAGTCGGCGGCCACCACCTGCTTCTGGAAAGAGCACCAGCTCAACATCATCGACACCCCCGGCCACGTTGACTTCACCATTGAGGTGTATCGCTCCCTCAAGGTGCTCGACGGCGGCATCGGCGTGTTCTGCGGCTCGGGCGGTGTCGAGCCCCAGTCTGAAACCAACTGGCGCTACGCCAACGACTCCAAAGTCTCCCGCGTGATCTACGTCAACAAGCTCGACCGCATTGGGGCCGACTTCTTCCGCGTGGTCAAGCAGGTTGAAAATGTACTGGCGGCTACTCCCCTGGTCATGGTGCTGCCCATTGGCACCGAGAACGACTTCGTCGGTGTGGTTGACCTGCTCACCCGCAAAGCCTGGGTATGGGACGAGTCGGGCAAGCCCGAAAACTACGAGATCAAAGATGTCCCCGCAGACATGAAAGATCAGGTCGAAGAGTACCGCGAGGCCCTGATCGAGCTGGCTGTCGAGCAGGACGACGACATTCTCAACAAGTACCTCGAAGGCGAAGAGATCTCCATCGACGAGATCAAGGCCTGCATTCGCAAGGGCACCCGCGATCTGGCCTTCTTCCCCACCTACTGCGGTTCCTCCTTCAAAAACAAAGGGGTACAGCTGGTGCTGGATGCGGTGGTTGACTACCTGCCCAACCCCCTCGAAGTGCCCGCCCAGCCCGAAATCGACCTGGAGGGCAACCCCACCGGTAAGCTGGCCTACGCCGATCCTGAGAAGCCCCTGCGGGCGCTGGCCTTTAAGATCATGGACGATCGCTTCGGAGCGCTCACCTTCACCCGCATCTATTCAGGTCAGCTCAAAAAAGGCGACACCATTCTCGACACCGCCACCGGTAAGACCGAGCGCATCAGCCGCCTAGTCGAAATGCACGCTAACGATCGCGAAGAGGTCGAGTCGGCCCAGGCGGGCGACATCGTCGCCCTGATCGGCATGAAGAACGTGCAGACCGGCCACACCCTCTGCGACCCCAAAGACCCTGCCACCCTGGAGCCCATGGTCTTCCCTGACCCGGTGATCTCCATCGCGGTGTATCCCAAGAAAAAGGGCGACAACGAGAAAATGGGCATGGCGATCAGCAAGATGGTGGCCGAAGACCCCTCCTTCCAGGTGGAAACCGACGAAGAGAGCGGCGAAGTCATCCTCAAGGGTATGGGCGAGCTGCACCTCGACATCAAGGTCGATATTCTCAAGCGCACCCACGGCGTCGAAGTGGAAGTGGGCAAGCCCCAGGTGGCCTACCGCGAGTCCATCACCCGCCGTTTGGAAGACAGCTACACCCACAAGAAGCAGTCGGGTGGTTCCGGTCAGTACGGCAAGATCGACTACGTGATCGAGCCGGGCGAAACCGGCACCGGCTTCCAGTTTGAGTCGGCGGTGACCGGCGGCAACGTGCCCCGCGAATTTTGGCCTGCCGTTCAAAAGGGCTTTGAGACCAGCATCGACAAAGGGCCGCTGGCGGGCTACCCGGTGGTGGATCTCAAGGTCACCCTCACCGATGGGGCCTACCACGCGGTAGACTCCTCGGCGATCGCCTTTGAAATCGCCGCCCGCGCTGCCTACCGTCAGTCGCTGCCCAAGGCTGGCCCCCAGCTGCTAGAGCCGATCATGAAGGTCGATGTGTTCACCCCCGACGACTACATGGGCGACGTGATTGGCGACCTCAACCGCCGCCGGGGCATGATCAAGTCCCAGGATCCTGGCGCTACGGGCGTTCGCGTCAAGGCCGACGTGCCCCTGAGCGAAATGTTTGGCTACATTGGCGACCTGCGCACCATGACCTCCGGGCGCGGCCAGTTCTCCATGGAGTTCTCCCACTACGCCCCCTGCCCCAGCAACGTGGCTGAGGACGTGATCAAGGAAGCCAAGGAGCGCCAGGCCGCCGCCGCCAAGTAG
- a CDS encoding CBS domain-containing protein — translation MPNLQTADFAQSRRPEALWGLGTTPAMVPQTATLREVISYLGNDTVQEHSCVLVVQGHQLVGLVTDRDAIRLVVSGVDLDTPIHQRMTDSLTVLPIEKSLSALDILDLMRQRQIHHVPLVDAAQRPVRLVTIGSLQQALQPPHVLKLQRAQSRMTTNLVTAQPTDSALTAATLLAEYQVSCVAVVDPTAAGVLLGLVLRQDVLRFQARQLDLAQLSVRAIMRDPQLCLKPDDSLWLAYQEMSQHRLPCLVVGTPEQQPLGVITQADLLYSLDLRELQASFSHLWQTFKQSDNEKVEIWKSHSSELERLVQGRTEQLEEQAKCDRLLTTLTQRIHESLEVQDVLATTVWEVRQLLGADRALIYRFDTAASGTVAVEAVVPPWNSLLGHTIEDACFEKHWSEAYRYGRVQAVEDIHRAGLSPCHIDMLEALQIKANLVVPIVCDHQLWGLLVINQCSNARRWRDWEVRLVEQLARSVAIAVRQSELYQKLQEDLEARKQYELHLQQLNDQLEQRVEERTASWRQVTEKLRQEVDQRRRAEKTLANINQQLQAVLDAVPAMVSWVSAAGLYLGCNHRLAASYNLLPANFIGQPLGFLGKESPFCSFAKAFLTGSDSIARQELQFSMNGTASHWLLVAQKYDQGSAAVFVGLDISDREQAKAALQTSEIKFRSLVEQTNDWVWEIDRQLSFSYINPRASEILDCPAEAILNHRFTDFMAEDEAVRFSTILALLVGQRQPFTQIEATCLRPSGEAVTLEISGSPIFSPEGEFEGYRGITRDITERKQIEVDIRKALTREKELSDLKTRFISMASHEFRTPLTTILASAETLERYAHKFTPEKQQTVLKRIQTSVHHVIGLLNDVLTVGKGEAGKLACTLAPIDLHQFCRDLVEEVQFAQVNTASPIEFIATGDRFQVLADEKLLRHILLNLLSNAVKYSPEHTPVTFTVTCGDGESVFQVSDRGIGIPPADQAQLFGAFHRANNVGNISGTGLGLVIAKRAAEAHQGRISFVSEVGLGTTFTVVLPLVLWSDHHG, via the coding sequence ATGCCCAACCTTCAAACCGCAGATTTTGCCCAAAGCCGCAGGCCCGAGGCGCTTTGGGGCCTCGGCACAACCCCTGCGATGGTGCCTCAAACCGCCACCCTGCGCGAGGTGATCAGCTACCTGGGCAATGACACCGTCCAGGAACACAGCTGCGTACTGGTTGTGCAGGGGCATCAGCTAGTGGGTCTGGTCACCGATCGCGATGCCATTCGCCTGGTGGTCAGCGGCGTCGATCTCGACACCCCAATTCACCAGCGCATGACCGACTCGCTCACGGTGCTGCCGATCGAAAAATCTCTCAGCGCCCTCGATATCTTAGACCTCATGCGCCAGCGGCAGATTCACCATGTGCCCCTGGTCGATGCCGCTCAGCGTCCGGTGCGGTTAGTTACCATCGGCTCGCTTCAGCAGGCGCTACAGCCTCCCCACGTGCTCAAGCTCCAGCGGGCGCAGTCGCGCATGACCACTAATCTGGTAACCGCCCAGCCCACCGACTCGGCCCTCACCGCCGCCACGCTGCTGGCAGAATACCAGGTCAGCTGCGTGGCGGTCGTTGACCCTACCGCCGCCGGGGTGTTGCTCGGCCTGGTACTGCGTCAGGATGTGCTGCGCTTCCAGGCGCGGCAGCTCGATCTGGCCCAGCTGTCGGTGCGAGCGATCATGCGCGATCCGCAACTGTGCCTCAAACCCGACGATTCGCTCTGGCTGGCCTACCAGGAGATGAGCCAGCACCGTCTACCCTGCCTGGTGGTGGGCACCCCCGAACAGCAGCCCCTGGGGGTGATCACCCAGGCAGATCTGCTCTACAGCCTCGATCTGCGCGAGCTGCAAGCCTCCTTTAGCCATCTGTGGCAGACCTTTAAGCAGTCTGACAACGAAAAGGTCGAGATCTGGAAGAGCCACAGCTCAGAGCTAGAGCGCCTGGTGCAGGGGCGTACCGAGCAGCTCGAAGAACAGGCCAAGTGCGATCGCCTGCTCACCACCCTGACCCAGCGCATCCACGAATCCCTGGAGGTGCAGGACGTGCTTGCCACTACGGTGTGGGAAGTACGGCAGCTGCTGGGGGCCGACCGCGCTCTGATCTACCGGTTTGACACCGCCGCCAGCGGCACCGTCGCCGTAGAGGCGGTGGTGCCCCCCTGGAACTCCCTGCTGGGCCACACCATCGAAGACGCCTGCTTTGAAAAGCACTGGTCTGAGGCCTACCGCTACGGTCGCGTTCAGGCGGTGGAAGACATTCATCGGGCGGGTCTCAGCCCCTGCCACATCGATATGCTAGAAGCGCTGCAAATTAAAGCCAACCTGGTGGTGCCCATTGTCTGCGACCACCAGCTCTGGGGGCTACTGGTGATTAACCAGTGCAGCAACGCCCGCCGCTGGCGCGATTGGGAAGTGCGGCTGGTGGAACAGCTGGCGCGATCGGTGGCCATTGCCGTGCGCCAGTCAGAGCTGTACCAAAAGCTCCAGGAGGATCTCGAAGCCCGCAAGCAGTATGAGCTGCACCTGCAACAGCTCAACGATCAGCTCGAGCAGCGGGTGGAAGAACGCACCGCCTCCTGGCGTCAGGTCACCGAAAAGCTGCGTCAAGAAGTCGATCAGCGCCGCAGGGCCGAGAAGACCCTGGCCAACATCAACCAGCAGCTGCAAGCGGTGCTCGATGCCGTACCCGCCATGGTGTCGTGGGTCAGCGCCGCAGGGCTGTACCTGGGTTGCAACCACCGTCTGGCCGCCTCGTACAATCTCTTGCCCGCCAACTTCATCGGTCAGCCGTTGGGCTTTTTGGGCAAAGAGTCACCGTTTTGCAGCTTTGCCAAAGCCTTTTTGACGGGCAGCGACAGCATCGCCCGGCAGGAACTACAGTTTTCGATGAACGGCACGGCTAGCCACTGGCTGCTGGTGGCCCAAAAGTACGACCAGGGCAGCGCAGCGGTATTTGTGGGCTTGGATATCAGCGATCGCGAGCAGGCCAAGGCCGCCCTGCAAACCAGCGAAATCAAGTTCCGCAGCCTGGTTGAACAGACCAACGACTGGGTGTGGGAAATCGATCGCCAGCTGAGCTTTAGCTACATCAACCCCCGCGCTAGCGAAATTCTCGACTGCCCCGCCGAAGCGATTCTCAACCACCGCTTCACCGACTTCATGGCCGAGGACGAGGCGGTACGCTTCAGCACCATTCTGGCGCTGCTGGTAGGCCAGCGCCAGCCCTTCACCCAGATTGAAGCCACCTGCCTGCGCCCCAGCGGCGAGGCCGTCACCCTCGAAATCAGCGGCTCTCCCATTTTCAGCCCCGAGGGTGAGTTCGAGGGCTATCGGGGCATCACCCGCGACATCACCGAGCGCAAGCAGATCGAGGTCGACATTCGCAAAGCCCTGACCCGCGAGAAAGAGCTGAGCGACCTCAAAACTCGCTTTATCTCCATGGCCTCCCACGAGTTTCGCACCCCGTTGACCACCATTTTGGCCTCCGCCGAAACCCTGGAGCGCTACGCCCACAAGTTCACCCCCGAGAAGCAGCAGACAGTGCTGAAGCGCATTCAGACCTCAGTGCACCACGTGATTGGTCTGCTCAACGACGTGCTCACCGTGGGCAAGGGCGAAGCGGGCAAGCTGGCCTGCACCTTGGCCCCCATCGACCTGCACCAGTTTTGCCGCGACCTGGTCGAAGAAGTGCAGTTTGCCCAGGTCAATACCGCCAGCCCCATCGAGTTCATCGCCACGGGCGATCGTTTTCAGGTGCTGGCCGACGAAAAACTGCTGCGACACATCTTGCTCAACCTGCTCTCCAACGCGGTGAAATATTCCCCCGAGCACACCCCGGTCACCTTTACGGTGACCTGTGGCGACGGCGAAAGCGTGTTTCAGGTGAGCGATCGCGGCATTGGCATTCCCCCCGCCGACCAGGCTCAGCTCTTCGGGGCCTTTCACCGGGCCAACAACGTGGGGAATATCTCCGGCACTGGCCTTGGCTTGGTGATTGCCAAGCGGGCCGCCGAAGCCCATCAGGGGCGCATCTCGTTTGTCAGTGAAGTGGGCCTCGGCACCACTTTTACCGTTGTTTTACCCCTTGTACTGTGGAGTGACCATCATGGCTAA
- a CDS encoding tetratricopeptide repeat protein, with amino-acid sequence MKTAAREHHAQCLGFLWQLMAQHQGDAAPVYQWLLAHPAEASPQALSAALPLAAPRWLAAHTDPATRPTALRVLATFANAMQQCALGDRAAQIELAIATYHWVLTELSASSEDWATTLNNLATAYRHRQEGDPADNLEQAIRLYQQALTVPSPLTWPIAMTGLAAAYRDRIHGNPAENLDSAIAAYEQALGAIPRHTLPVAWATVTRQLAAAYGDRLSGDRLQNITTAIDTYRRTLAELEPSPSR; translated from the coding sequence ATGAAAACTGCTGCTCGCGAACACCACGCCCAATGCCTTGGCTTTTTGTGGCAGCTCATGGCGCAGCACCAGGGCGATGCCGCTCCGGTGTATCAATGGCTCTTAGCCCACCCCGCTGAGGCTTCTCCCCAGGCGCTGAGCGCCGCCCTGCCCCTGGCCGCCCCGCGCTGGCTGGCAGCCCACACCGACCCCGCCACTCGCCCCACGGCCCTGCGAGTGCTGGCCACCTTTGCCAACGCTATGCAGCAGTGCGCCCTGGGCGACCGGGCCGCCCAGATTGAACTGGCGATCGCCACCTACCACTGGGTGCTAACAGAACTGTCGGCCAGTTCTGAGGACTGGGCCACCACCCTCAACAACCTGGCCACCGCCTACCGTCACCGCCAGGAGGGTGACCCCGCCGACAACCTGGAGCAGGCCATTCGGCTCTACCAGCAGGCGCTGACGGTGCCCTCCCCCCTCACCTGGCCCATTGCTATGACCGGGCTGGCGGCGGCCTACCGCGATCGCATCCACGGCAACCCAGCAGAGAATCTAGACAGCGCGATCGCCGCCTACGAGCAGGCCCTGGGTGCAATTCCTCGCCACACCCTGCCCGTGGCCTGGGCAACGGTGACTCGCCAACTGGCGGCGGCCTACGGCGATCGTCTCTCTGGCGATCGGCTGCAAAACATCACCACTGCCATCGATACCTACCGCCGAACCCTGGCCGAGCTGGAGCCCTCACCCAGCCGTTAG
- a CDS encoding response regulator has protein sequence MAKILVIEDEAGVRDSIVDILNAEDFIVDSAANGEEGLRQIQEFKPDMVICDVMMPVIDGFGVLQQIRQNPDLATLPFVFLTAKAERIDFRSGMDLGADDYLTKPFTHDDLLRMIHTRLGAKSAEEHKTQQQLSALRNSISTALPRELGAPMREVLKLATTLIDEAETLSPEAVATLAKAIHRNAQRTARLTQNVMLFAKLERLSPEQISAQSLQHQHTDRADEVITEIAQALAADYLRDDDLEISLEPLAMPMSETQLRKVCEELLDNAFKFSAVGTPIKVFGSQGDGKVTVYVIDYGQGMTPDQIAHVGAYLQFKPEAEATGTGLGLTIAKRLVELHRGEVLIESIPGQQTIVRVALPD, from the coding sequence ATGGCTAAGATTCTGGTGATCGAGGACGAGGCTGGGGTACGTGACAGCATTGTTGACATTCTCAACGCCGAAGACTTCATCGTAGACAGCGCCGCCAACGGCGAAGAGGGCCTGCGCCAAATTCAGGAATTCAAACCCGATATGGTGATCTGCGACGTGATGATGCCGGTGATCGACGGCTTCGGCGTCCTGCAGCAGATCCGCCAAAATCCCGATCTGGCCACCCTGCCCTTTGTGTTTCTCACCGCCAAAGCCGAACGAATCGACTTTCGCAGCGGCATGGATTTAGGGGCCGACGACTACCTCACCAAACCCTTCACCCACGACGACCTGCTGCGCATGATTCACACCCGCCTGGGGGCCAAGAGCGCCGAGGAACACAAGACTCAGCAGCAGCTCAGCGCTCTGCGCAACAGCATTAGCACCGCCCTGCCCCGCGAGCTGGGTGCGCCCATGCGCGAAGTGCTCAAGCTGGCTACCACCTTGATCGACGAGGCCGAAACCCTCAGCCCCGAAGCGGTTGCCACCTTGGCCAAAGCCATTCACCGCAATGCCCAGCGTACCGCCCGCCTGACCCAGAACGTCATGCTGTTTGCCAAACTCGAGCGGCTCAGCCCTGAGCAAATCTCGGCCCAGTCCCTCCAGCACCAGCACACCGATCGCGCCGACGAGGTGATCACTGAGATTGCCCAGGCCCTGGCCGCCGACTACCTGCGCGACGACGATCTGGAAATTTCCCTAGAGCCCCTGGCCATGCCCATGTCTGAAACGCAGCTGCGCAAGGTCTGCGAAGAGCTGCTCGACAACGCCTTTAAGTTTTCCGCCGTGGGCACCCCAATCAAGGTATTTGGGTCGCAGGGCGACGGCAAGGTCACCGTCTACGTGATCGACTACGGCCAGGGCATGACCCCCGACCAGATCGCCCACGTGGGGGCCTATCTCCAGTTCAAACCCGAAGCCGAAGCCACCGGCACCGGCCTGGGTCTCACCATTGCCAAGCGCCTGGTTGAGCTGCACCGGGGCGAAGTGCTGATTGAGAGCATTCCCGGACAGCAGACCATTGTGCGAGTGGCCTTGCCGGATTAG
- a CDS encoding pentapeptide repeat-containing protein codes for MGSPTHLVHLKQNIEAWNRWRNDYPTIKPDLSEAYLCAAALSAANLSGANLHRVDLYSADLWGADLSHADVRAANLSSANLGSANLAGANLAEAELLSANLSQADLRGANLHHANLSMTNLAGANLAGADLTGANLKGAKLIHADLTNTRLTGAGLTGIMVSDVDIGVLATLEQVTCDHVYVLSCLAQGGSGEVANTYTAHFRSALHQFYQSFVDACDNVGPQHYRINWPSGAATGPDIYLQSVERQGNGDLMVRVGVPGLTAPPPAAVEKPTVQQLFSTLGRGDFYRQQLQIKEEQMATVQRQNDELLELLKAMTRQNVYVQSVSVMENSIMTGVSKYDMRGANIGSFADTVEAGGQQKSVQYNQHAMDTVSDFELVIQVEELLQQLAEQAAQVPAHQRPQVVSHALQKKARVNPEFKARLLKAVEAGSGELIRVFTQNPYISIPMALVKGWVSVA; via the coding sequence ATGGGCAGCCCAACCCACCTCGTGCATCTAAAACAAAACATCGAAGCCTGGAACCGCTGGCGCAATGATTACCCCACCATAAAACCCGACTTAAGCGAAGCCTATCTCTGCGCCGCCGCCCTCAGCGCGGCCAACCTCAGCGGAGCCAATCTGCACCGAGTCGATCTGTACTCCGCCGATCTGTGGGGGGCTGACCTGAGCCACGCCGATGTGCGAGCAGCCAATCTCAGCAGCGCTAATCTGGGCAGCGCCAATTTGGCCGGGGCCAATCTGGCCGAGGCTGAGCTGCTGAGCGCCAACCTCAGCCAGGCCGATCTGCGCGGAGCCAACCTGCACCACGCCAACCTCAGCATGACGAATCTGGCTGGGGCCAACCTGGCCGGGGCCGATCTGACCGGAGCCAACCTCAAGGGGGCGAAGCTGATCCACGCCGATCTCACCAACACTCGGCTAACTGGGGCTGGGCTGACGGGCATTATGGTCAGCGATGTCGATATTGGCGTGCTGGCCACCCTGGAGCAGGTGACCTGCGACCATGTCTACGTGCTGTCCTGCTTGGCCCAGGGCGGCAGTGGTGAGGTGGCTAACACCTACACCGCCCACTTTCGCTCCGCTCTACACCAGTTTTATCAGAGCTTTGTAGACGCCTGCGACAATGTTGGCCCTCAGCACTACCGCATTAATTGGCCCTCCGGTGCCGCCACCGGCCCCGATATCTACCTGCAGTCGGTGGAGCGCCAGGGCAACGGCGACCTGATGGTGCGGGTGGGGGTGCCTGGCCTGACGGCACCCCCACCGGCTGCGGTGGAAAAGCCCACGGTGCAGCAGTTGTTTAGCACCCTGGGGCGGGGCGATTTCTACCGCCAGCAGCTGCAAATTAAAGAAGAGCAGATGGCCACGGTGCAGCGGCAAAACGACGAGCTGCTGGAGCTGCTCAAGGCCATGACCCGGCAAAACGTTTACGTTCAGTCTGTTTCTGTTATGGAGAATAGCATTATGACCGGTGTATCTAAGTACGACATGCGCGGGGCCAACATCGGCAGCTTTGCCGACACCGTTGAGGCGGGGGGCCAGCAAAAATCGGTGCAGTACAATCAGCACGCGATGGATACGGTCTCTGACTTTGAACTGGTTATTCAGGTCGAAGAATTGCTGCAACAGCTGGCCGAGCAAGCGGCCCAGGTGCCCGCTCACCAGCGACCCCAGGTGGTGAGCCACGCCCTGCAGAAAAAGGCACGGGTCAACCCCGAATTTAAAGCTCGACTGCTCAAGGCCGTTGAGGCGGGCAGCGGTGAGCTGATTCGGGTGTTTACCCAAAATCCCTACATCAGCATTCCTATGGCTTTGGTGAAGGGCTGGGTTTCGGTGGCCTAG